In Gopherus flavomarginatus isolate rGopFla2 chromosome 1, rGopFla2.mat.asm, whole genome shotgun sequence, a single genomic region encodes these proteins:
- the LOC127054766 gene encoding olfactory receptor 52K2-like, whose product MAPSNWTMTHPSTFILLGIPGLEVAHVWISIPFCSVYILSLLGNGLLLAVIKTEPSLHEPMYLFLSMLALADLVISTTTLPKTLCIFWFRDQAIHTNACLAQIYLIHSISTMESGFMLAMAFDRYVSICNLLLHSAILTNQVVAKIGLGIVMRGAVLLGPHPFLLQRLPYCRTNVISHTYCEFMALVKLACADTMVMSAHSLVVAFLTAGLDFILIVLSLILILRVVFRLSSKEARRKSLSTCGSHVCVLLVFYTPAFFSFLSHLFGHVAPHVHILIANMYLLFPPMTNPIIYGVRTPGIRQRMLHILGVKPA is encoded by the coding sequence ATGGCACCTTCAAACTGGACCATGAcccacccctccaccttcatcctcctCGGCATCCCAGGGCTGGAGGTGGCAcacgtctggatctccatccccttctgctcgGTCTACATTCTGTCCCTCCTGGGGAACGGCCTCCTCCTGGCTGTTATCAAGACTGAACcgagcctccatgagcccatgtacctTTTCCTTTCCATGCTGGCGCTCGCTGACCTGGTCAtatccaccaccaccctgcccaAAACCCTCTGCATTTTCTGGTTCAGGGACCAGGCCATTCACACCAATGCTTGCCTGGCCCAGATTTATTTGATTCACTCAATTAGTACCATGGAGTCTGGGTTCATGCTGGCCATGGCCTTCGATCGCTATGTCTCTATCTGTAACCTGCTGCTACACTCAGCCATCCTGACCAATCAGGTTGTAGCCAAGATAGGGCTGGGTATTGTGATGAGGGGGGCTGTGTTACTGGGCCCACACCCATTCTTGCTGCAGCGGCTCCCATACTGCAGGACCAATGTCATTTCTCACACCTATTGTGAGTTCATGGCACTGGTGAAACTGGCCTGTGCAGACACAATGGTTATGAGTGCCCATAGTCTAGTTGTGGCATTTCTCACCGCGGGGTTAGATTTTATCCTCATTGTCCTCTCCTTAATCCTGATTCTTCGGGTTGTTTTCAGACTCTCCTCCAAGGAGGCACGGCGCAAGTCCCTCAGCACCTGCGGCTCCCACGTCTGTGTCCTGCTGGTGTTTTACACTCCTGcgttcttctccttcctctcccacctCTTCGGCCACGTGGCTCCCCACGTTCACATCCTCATCGCTAACATGTACCTGCTCTTCCCTCCCATGACgaaccccatcatctacggggTGAGAACCCCGGGGATCCGGCAGAGGATGCTCCACATCTTGGGCGTCAAACCAGCCTGA